The genomic window AGGAGAACGAACGAAAGGTGGCCCATCTGGCTGCCGAAAATGAGCGACTGAAGCAAGAGATTGAACGACTGACTAAGGAGGTGGATGTGACCCGACAGGCCCTAATTGACCGCATGGTCAGCTTGCCCAGGTCATGAGCAGCTGGGACTTAGAGGCCTTGACCTCTTCTCTCTAGTCTGTCCTCTTCCTAGGACAGCAGCAGCTCTCCCAGGTGCCAATCAGCAACCACAATCACTCCAAAGGGAAGGTCCCACACCATGTATATAggttttatatttattgtatCTGACTCACTGCATTAAAATGATTTCTATTCAATCCCACTCAAGTGCTGTCTCTggctttccttttcatttcttcttcttgccCTTTGAAGGATCCAGAGGTTTCCCTTCAGCCAATGCCAGTTGCTGCTTTAGTTCCAGCAATTTAGCCACCTCTGCAGCCACCTGAGCTTTGTCTGCCTTCTGGGCCTTCAGTTCTCGAACAATGTTGCCCTGAGAGTTTACcaagggggagggggagtatGAGAACTGGGTACAACCCAAGACCAGCCCCCCCACCCTTCTCCCCAAACTCACCTGCTTTGTCACTGCGTCTGTTAGGTGCTTGATCTTCTCAGTATCTCCTAGTTTGATAGGGATTTCTCCATTGGAAACTTTGGcctcagaagaaataaaaggatcATTTTTACCCAATGTACAGAACTTGTCCCTCCCCAAACAAAAACATGCTTGTAATAATTCCTTTAACAGCTCAATAGGGACAGTGATTACCTTCAACTCCAAAGAATCTTCTAGCTAAGACAGGAAAAAGAGAAACTACAGGTGAGGTActaataggaaagaaaggaacAGAGGTAAGAGTGGGATGACTACTTAGAGACTGAATGGTAGAAAGGAATGACAAGGGCTACTCAACTACCAGAAAGGAAAGTAAGCACAGCTgcccttcctctttccttaccTGGCCCCCTCCAAAGCGCTTTCTCAGGCTTTCAATTTGGTCATTTTCTAGCTTCTGGAACAAGGGACTAACCTGTGAGGAAAGAGGTGAAACACAGCTGCCTAAAAGGATCAACAGCTTTAGATTCCGGCCATCCTTGAAAGGAAAttctgaatgaattttaaaagaaataaacctcaaatagggaaaaaaagaccaataccttttagaaaagataatatatAGAACTCTGACCTAAGAGACTGTAGAGGTCAAAGTATAAATAGGCCTCAGAAAAGCAAAGAGATAGTGCTGACAACACTAATAATATAAAGAACTACTCCCATGCTctttcaaataaacaaatatcATAGGACTAGAGCCAGACCAAATCAGGTTTGGATGAATCTAATAAACAGCAttctttttgttacattttaaggaTGACACAAGTGAAAGGTAGATTGCTGAATGAAACACAACAACCTTAAATGCAAAATTGAGAATGAAAATCAGAAACCTTGGAACTCCATGCCTAAGATAAGAGTATGGGTGGAAAGAAAGGGCAATGTTAGCTCTTCTTAGTAAAAGCTTCCAAGAGAACATAGAATTTCTGAAATGGTTTGTAGAATCGGAAGACAACCTACTATACCAATCTGATGCCCATCAGGCAGGAAGCACGGAAAGTCAGTAGGTAAGGCAGCACAAGCTGCAGATGGGAGCTGCAGCTGGGTCTGGATAGTTGTACTGACTGTTGGCATGTATGGCTGCATCATGATGGAGAGCAGGGCAGCCATATTCACTGCCACCCCTGTCACTGTGCTAGCCCGGAGTCTGTAGAGGATGGAGAAGACGTCAGTCAGGGGTCTATAGGCATTGAAAGTCTCTTCTAAACATGAAGATCCACCCATAGCTCCTTACTTATCGGCATCATTGCCCTTGATCCGTTTCCAGGGTTCATTCACTTGAATATACTGGTTGCCATGCCGTGAGATGGTAAGGATACAGCGAAGGGCATCTCTAATGCTGTGTGGGCACAGGTAGAACACAAGAATAACCAAAGGttagaccttggaggaataaggAAGAGGCCTTCCCCATTCCAGACAATGGTGACATCAGAGTACTCACCGGACCTTCTCCAGTAGCTGGTGGTACTGCCGTAACTCCAAGGTAACATGAGCAAGCAGGCGTTGGTCATCTGGAGTCAGTGTCATCTTAGGCACACAGCCCCCAAAAAACTTGCATACAAACATGCcagctctgggggggggggggggggggagaaggtagTGGAAGCAAGTTAAGTCCAGACCTACCTACCCAAGTTCGGCCAACAAAAGCCCCGAGATCCCCaagatcatttccttttccccacATTGCCCCAGCATTCATGTCATTGAAACTTCAAGTTCTGCGTCATGGAATCTCAGAGGTTATCTAGACCAACAAGTATTCTAGCTAAGGGGCCTACtatgtttcttctatttttctcccaTCCCTCCTATGGGAGATTCAGCTCCCAAGGTAGAGGCTTTGCTTTTCCAACTATCTCCCCCAGTGTAAGCCTCTGCTCCACATAATGGGCATTCAAATTACATGCAGTGATCATTTCCACTTATCTTTACAAAATTTCATCACTTAATTGAAAATAGTAGATTATGTGCTAATTTTTATAGACACAACTAAGTTTGGAATTATCGACTTAAGATATATTCTTATCGGACATTGAAGAAATTGCAGAAAAAAGGAATAGGGAATAAACCAGTTTCCTATCCAAGACTGCTAGTTTTCCAGTTTATACCCAAGTAGTAAGAGGATTCTCATCCATGGAAAACATTCCTATGACCTGGgcaagggagagggaggagtaTAACATAAGACTAAGGAGTGATCACAAGGTACCAAAATGGCtacaaagtaattaaaattttagaCACACCCTCCTCCTATTCACAGCCCCCTTCATAAAACTTACTCCAAGAAAGttatctctaatatatatatatatatatatatatatatatatatcttttccctGTGGaggaaaattatttgtaaagatattcagtttcactttttttttattttgaatgcaACATTTATTACATAGCTAATACTAAATATACTtgtactaaggatacaaagataaaaaacgatagtccctgttctcagggATGTTACATTTTAGAGGGAGCTGGGGTGAGTGGAAGCAAGATATGGCACATACACTAATACATTTacaaaagggagggggagaaaggagagatacaGACAAATTGGACTAGGAAAATTGAGAAGATAAAGGACTTTTTTGCTTAACGAATAACAATATTATCTCAAGTAGGTAAATGGCAAATATGACTGCCCCATTCAACAGACTAGAAAACAAGGACATTTAAGCTGAAAATTTATGATTTACACTTCTGATATTTTAAGAACACTATGAAAAAGTTCACCTATTAAACAACATATTTTCACTTAGAGAAAAAAAACTCCTGAAAACCGattcttttaaagttttactAAAATGAACAACTTTTTGCATAAAGACATGACAATCAAAACAAGCAATCCCTTGTCCCCCTACCCCTTCTTTCTAAATGGTCAGAAGATTTTAGGATTTAAAGCTATTTGAGCTAGATCAACTAACTCAGAATTTCTTAACCAAGGGTCTGCAAacttgttttcaaaaaatattttgataactatttcaatatagcTGATTTCCTTTATAGTTAAAAGAGGACTTATTTTACAGAAGTCTATTTTCCAACTTTTAATTTAGACATCCTTCATTGAAAGGTGGAAGAGCTTGTGGTTGATGATTCTCTCCACTCTGGCTCCTCCCTCCCAGCACATCCCCATCTTCTAACCACATACAATTTTCTAACTATATTCCCAACCtacatattcctttctttctactACATCTCATGGCCTCCTTAAGTGTTCTTTGGACTCCAACCCTTCCCAAAAGAAGGAAGCCAAATTTCTCCCACCATACCTCTCTTCCCACCAGTTCCAGAAAACAAGAAGGCCATAGAACAAAGTTCTGCCCTcaaccacccccaccccccagactATATTTTCCCACCATTAAGTCTCACCTATTGATAAAGTTGCCCAGGTTGTTAAGCAATTCAGAATTATTCTTGATCATCAGGTCAGTCCAGGAGAATGAACTATCCTGGCTTTCAGGTCGAACATACAGCAGGTAGAAGCGCCAGATGTCAGAAGGGATTCCTGTGTTTTGGGCCATGTCCCCAAAAACCCCCACACCTCGGCTCTTAGAGAACTTCCCATCCTCATAATTCAGGTATTCTAGATAGGAAGGGAAAGATCAGGATgagtctctttcttctctttcccacaCGTTCTCAGCAATCCCTTATATCCACCAGTCATGATATTCCCATATTAGCAAAATTCCACCCCTTTCCCCAATATACTAGATTTCAGTTCCCCCCTCTCCCATACCAGGGAAAATCTAACTGATTAGACATAACACACGTACATTATATACAAATCTTGTCTTCCGAGATTCACCCAGGGACTATTAGAATCTAACTACAaaacactctttgcagataaagTCAGACCTAAAAAGTTGGAGAAACATGAATTGCTCATGGGTTGGTTgagccaatataacaaaaatgacaatatgACCTATATTAACTTACTTTATTCAGGGCTGCAAAAAACTCCTAAAAGAACAGTCtataaagctaaaaaaataacaaaattcaaatggAGGAGAGAAAGGCCAACAATCTCAAGGGtaataatgaggaaaaagaagtgGGAAGGAAGGTAGCTCTTCAGTAGcagatctcaaactgtactaCCAAGTAGTATTGGTTTAAACACAAAAAGAGGCTGATCACTAGAACAGATTATGTACAAAACATAGAGAAGATAAGAGACAGTAGCATAGAGTTTGATAAACCCGAGACCCCTGTTATGGAGCGGGGGAAGAACTTACTCTgacaaaaacttctaggaaaactaaaaaacaatatgatatacttcacaccatataccaagaaaTTTTCCAAAAGAATAATACATGACTTAGTCTCATCATAACCAAGCTGGAAGAGCAAGGAAGAAGTCTATGAATGGGTAAGAGTTGGtgacaagggggcagctaggtagtgcaatggatagagcaccagccttggagtcaggaggactttagttcaaacccgaacctcagacacttaataattacctagctgtgtgaccttgggcaagtcacaactccattgccttgaaaaaaccaaaaaaaagttcatggCAAACAAATGGAATAGAGGATcagtcacagaaaataaaatgtacgATTTTGATTAactatataaaattttgaaagttttgcacaaacaaatctaTATAAAAACTAGAATGAAAATGGTAACCACGGGAAAAAATCTCTACaagaattttttctaattataggTCTCAGTTTCAAGACACAATACGCATAACAATATATGGAActcattcaaatttttaaaactaagaaacccaaaagataaatgatcaaaggtagttttcaaagaATGAAATCTAAGTTATTTGAGCAAAGTGAGCTTataaactaggagaacaatttatacaattgtAACAATATTAAAGGGAAAAACAACTTTGCAAGACTTTTGAAACTGATGAAAACAATGATAggcaaacaaaagaataaaaataaaactctacAACTAATAAAAGCATCATAGATTTTCAGATGTACGTGTAAATATGTATTAAGGGATTTGTTCTGGATATTAAAAAAACTTGCTTGGGGTGGGGAGGTGAGCAAAGATAGTAGAAgacagattaatttttaaaatatgagggGTTTGGAGGAAAAATTTActgttttaaaagtaaaaaataattttgtagaaaaaaattttatgaatatatttttctatatactaCTTCTAGCCATGGTAAGAAACGggataattggggcagctaggttggcgcagtggatagagcaccggccctggagtcaggagtacctgagttcaaatgcggcctcagacacttaataattacctagctgtgtggccttgggcaagccacttaaccccatttgccttgcaaaaattaaaaaaaataaaataaagcaaaaaagaaaagggataatTCTTTAAACTACATTTTAACAAACTAATAAGCAAGTCAAGCAAAACCTGCCCCAATTCTGCTGACCAAACCTTCCCATTAGGAAAAGGTTATCTTTGCTCTCCTACCTGCTGCTGCCCCCAAGCCCATTTCCTTCAATTCTctggaatttcttctttcttttctccttgtcATAGATCTTACTAATCCATTTCAACCCCCCTCTCCAAAAACATCACCTAGGTTGCCATGGTCACTGATTTCATCCTCCCAATTTCTTTCAATATCCCCCTCTTACTCTCCTACCCCTACCCCATCACTCAGGGCACCTGTGGCAATGAGGTGGCTGACCAAGGTATAGTTGTCTTCGGCTCCAAGGGCTGAACAAGGGAAGACAACACTGTGGAAAGGGACATTGTCTTTGGCCATGAACTGATAGAGCTCCACCTGAGTAGTTTTGTGTAAAGAGAGAATTCTCAATGAGATCAGATATTCAAGAGGAGAGCAAAGACACTTCCCCCACTACAGACACACAGACTCtactcatacacatacacagatacacacagactACACAGAAATATACATCTCTCTTTCTTCTCAACCCACCCACCCCAAAAACAGTAGGCTCAAGTACAGCTTACCTGTTCTGGATTCTTCCACCATTGTTCCCATTGGTCAGTATAGTTGGCTGTGATAGATAGATAGCCAATTGTGGCATCAAACCAAACATAAAACACCtgcagaatcagaagaaaggaCATTTGTTAGGATGAGAATGGagtggaaggaggagagagagcagGAGAAGAAAAGCAAGTGACAAACAAGTCAAGATTCCCAGTCTCCCTGTACTGAAACAATGTAATCTCCAACAAACTCAAAGAATTGGGCCAGAGCTAATCCCAGGGCCCAGGTCTTCAGAGCCAgtttgtttctgcttttttttttggaggggggagtgAAGAGTAGGAAACTTTATCAAGCTTTTGACCTTGTCCTGGAAGCCCTCTAGGGGAACAGGGGTACCCCACTTAAGGTCTCGAGTTATACAGCGTGGTTTGAGTCCGTCTCGGAGCCATGAACGTGTGATGAATCGAGCATTGGGCGTCCAATCACTGCCAGCTAGAGTTCTCCCCAACCACTCCTCCAGGCGTTTCTCTAACTGGAGTAGGAATGAAGAAGCATGCAGTGTCAGTCAAACAGAGAACATAGAGATCAAAGGGGTAAcaggaaaaatgagagaatttacCTTGGGCAGATCCAGGAACAAGTGCTGGGAAGATTTCACCACAGGGGATTCCCGGCAGATCTTACACTGAGGCCTCTGTAGGGAGAAAAAGATATGGAGAAAACCATAAAGTTACAAAAATTGAGGGGCTTTATCCACCGGAGCTGGTCCCAAGCAAACAACCCttgaaagggaaggcaaagggatCTTGAGGGGGCGGGGAGCAAGGTTCATCAGGTACATAACAAGAACAAGGCTAAAGTGGAGATGGGAAGAGGGGAAGCTCTGAGCCATGGTTGGAGGTTGGAGAGTGAAAACGAGGCAAGTTAGCAGACTAGGAGCTCAAGAACAACAACAATCCCATTTATGTATTTGACTTTTTCTGACCTTTAGCTCAATGGCATTGATGAGTTTGCCACATTTGTCACACTGGTCACCACGGGCCTCCTCATAGCCACAGAAAGGGCACACACCCTCCACAAATCGGTCAGCAAGGAAGCGAGCACATCGCTCACACCGAAGCTGCTCTACAGTGTCCTTGAGTAAGAAGCCCCGAGACAGCAGCCTCTGAAAAATGTCTTGAGTGATCCTGGCAGGGTacaaggggaagaagggagacaTAGGGAAGATCGCTGAGATCAGGGACAATATCTGTTTCTTAATATGATTCTAAATATCTAAGAGAAAGAGAACTACATCCCAAAATTTATATGCTGGAGTTCTAAGGACAGTAAAAGGGTAATTTCTGcatttcagagaaggaaaatccCACTAGAGTAAATCATgctttttatctttgtcttttcttctccccctATCTTTAATATAGACAACTGTACATGGGAAAATACAGGGTATACTTTTTGGACTTTATTTTCcgaatgtgttttcttttgcacaTATGTTAACATGGAATTGTTTCATATGTAGAATCAATATTGTATGGCTTGCCTTCTCAGGAATGAGGGAAGATGAGggaaggaatttggaactcaaaatattttttaaaataatttttaaaaagtttttacatacttaatgaaacaaatataaatatattttaaaaaagaaagtaatatgcTTCTACCCAACTTAGGTAAGTATCCAAGAATATGTCTGACTCCCAGCCTTAATTCTATCAAATTAAATTaccccttttatttttccaatcatccCACCCTCTCCATGTCCCCCTCCATATGAGCCTACTTGGTCTGAAGTGGAGTGGTGGTCCGACCAAAGAAGtcaaaggaaatgttaaaccaaCGGTAGATACTGGCATGGATGGCGTGGTACTTGTCGCAGATCTGCTGGGGTGTTAGACCTTCCTCCATGGCTTTGGTTTCCGTTGCTGTCCCATACTCATCCGTCCCACACAAGTATAATGTATTCCACTGGCGTAGTCGAGAGTACCTTGACGGCAACAGGGAGGTCAAAAGGGACAATCTATGCTCACAGCAATCCTGGCCCCCATGGACCCCAATCTCATTTAGTAAGAACTGAGTACGTGGAATGGTTCTAGGCATTAGGAATACAATCACAAAAAGTCCTCATAAACTTATGTTCTCCATCCTTTTTCCTATGCCCCTGTTCTTTGTGGGTGGGTTTTGCCTTCCATCCTCTGTCATTCATGAGGTCTTTCCCTCACCCCATCCACCAGGACACATGCCTTTTCCTCAGAGCCCACCCCTCTTTCCAAcaatccctcttttttttcccccaggagtCCCCTTTCAGTTCCCCTTGTTAGTTGTCCCCAGGACCCTGATCCACCTGGCAAATACATCAGCACTAAGGACACAACCAATGATGTTGCCAAGATGAGGAACGTTGTTGACATAGGGAAGGGCGCTGGTGATAAGCACATTCCTTTCTCCAGCCAAAGGTAAACTGAtgagaaatgggagagaaaaaggcACTTAGATTCCAGACAAAGGGATTTGGAGTCAAGTGAAAAGACAAAGTCCCCAGGTACTCAGATTGTAGTATGTTAACTTTGACCTAAACATTGCTTAATACTTATACTTACAATACTTAACACTTATAACATTTTTATCTATGTATGCTTTCTACCACCTTTAGcaaggtgtcccaaaagctttcaatgcagtttttgttttatttttggttttttggaggcaatgaggttaagtgactatctTACCCAAAAGTTTCTCTACAAGGtggaaggaacaaaagaaatacTCACACTGGGTTCTGCCGTGGTTTAACTGGAGGCAGAGCCTCCAGTCCTTGCTCCCAAGCTGCTATAGCCAAGGCAATCTCCTCCTCTGAAAGCATGTGAGCAGACAGCTCATCCTCCTGTGGACAGGAAAGCCCACCCATGCCCCACCAAGAGCTATTGCCAGAGTAAGGGAaaccttcctctttcctcccaaCAAAGCCCCTGAGTAAGTAACATAAGCAAAATTCATCTTCCAACTACCACCATATTCCTTAGGCTCCCCAATAAAATGTGGGCATCCCCCACAAATCTCCAACCTTCCCCCTCATACCTCAGGCTCATTACTAATAGGCCTCTCTAAGGGAACACTGGGTTGTGGCTGTTTTTGCAGATATGTCCGGAGAGCCGAGACCCCCTGTTTCTTCAGCACAGATTCAACTGCCTGCTGACATGGTTCCTGGACACTCAGAGTCCGAAACCAGGTCTGCAAGGCAGCAAGTTCATCTGAGCACCAGGGtaagaaagaaatggggaaaagaagtcagaagcttagAATGGGCAAAAAGAATGCTTATTTCCCAAGCCACATCCTcacttcttctccttcccttccccccctcaccTGCTCTTTCCCACTCCCAAGGTTCCTCCAGTAAAACTCCATGGTAGGCATTCAACATCCTACCTCCCATACTCAAATCCCAGGATCTGCAAGGTTAAGTAATAAGTACAGTTCTCACCAGGAAGGTAAGTGGGATCCTGGAGTAAAGGGTACAGTGCACCCCACAGAACAATATCAGCCAAAGACTCTGAATCCTTTagcaggaaaagaaagaacaagttTGACAACTTAGCTGTTCATAAAAAACTCCTTCCTCCCTTCACACCCAGCCCCTACTCACCCCTGCCAGGAAAGAGCAGCTTCGCCGACTCAGGCTGTGGTCAATGTGGGTCAGTGCCCTTCGGACAGGAGAAAGGacatcctctcccttctttccctggaCCACCAAGTTGTAGAGGGCAACAGAAAGAACAGGCTATGGGGAGATGGGGAAGAACATGGAGTCATATGAACAAAAAGATCCTAGCCCTCCTCACCTATCAGGTCATGGTTCCTACCTGTAGTTCTGTTGTTTCCCATTCCAGCCACTGGTTGGTGAGATCATCTTGTTCCCAACCAGATAACAAAAAGAAGTACCTATGAGAAAAGAGATGGGGTACGAATTTAGGGGTAATCCCATCTGCCTATGCCAGTGATGGATGCACAGATTACACCAGTGTAAGGAGAACAGAAGGAGACTTTTTACTTGATCTTCACCCAGTCTCCTCCTCTCTCACTCCTATCCCTTCTCCACTACCGCACCAACCAAAACTGACCTGCAAATTGCACTAGTAGAAAAGAGGTAACAGCCATTATCTAGTTGCAGGACTGGAAGTTTAGGTCGAGTCAAGAATGGGACCACACGCTCtgataagaaggaaaaaggaaaacaggagTAAGAATAGGTCCACTATGAGGACTCACTTAAAACATATGAAGtctagaggaaggaaaaggacaaaagaaCAATCTCAGCTAAGGCAGGATTTGTGTGGAGAAAGGTGACTGGCAGGAAACAAGAATGGATTTCAAATGTAGCCAAGAGAAGAAATGGGGACTACTGAGAAGAATCTTCTCTGATCCCCTCAAACACTAATGACACTGTTTTACTAAGTTAACGCCTTTCCTATACTCTTATGGTCATCTGCTTTTGCATCTTAACCCCTTACCCATTCCAGGAAGGGAGGAATTTGACTTATCTACACTTTGCCTCCCCCCCCTGAATCTGGAAAAGAAACCTGCACAGAATAAAAATGTATGCTTGTGGCATTAATGAGCACACTTGGAAAAATAAGGAGTGGTAACTACGATGAACTAGGAGGAATAACGGGGTAGAACCAGGTATAACTGCCAGGAATCATTAGTTAATGGTGAAGGGGACTTCGGGGTCCCATGCgatccaaattcttcattttaatgaGAAGTTGACTTTGACctgagtcacctagctagtaaatgGTCGAGGCCTGGTTCAAATGCAGGTTTCCTGACTCTACATCACCTGGCTGCCTGCGAGCGGGAAGGGGACAGGCTTTGGGTGGGTTTGCTTGCTTTTTTAAggttaataaaactttttttcttctttttttaatggtcCATGGGAGAGACCAGGAGGAAGAGCTATCGGAGGGGCTCCCCAGCAGGGGGATGGAAGGGGGAGGGATGGAAGGGGGGGATGGAGGGGAGGCTGGGGGGGGGATCCCAGCTAAAGGAAGGTCCTGGAAGccgggggggggaggagaaacgGGAGGTTAGGGAGAGGTCACCGGCTGGGGGCACAAGGCGAGCCGGGGAGAGGGGCGGGGAAGGATCCGGGCTCTGACACCCCAACCCCGGTACCTTCGGGGCCCACGGTGCTGACGAGCAGGTCGGCCCTGGCCCCCGCCCGCCCGGCCGCGGCCAGAACGGGCAGGTTTCCCGGGGCACCCTCGCTCACGAAAAGCCGCATTCTGCCTCCGCGCAGCCGCTGATGCAACCGGAACCGGCTTCCGCGCCTCTGGCACTGCTGCCCGCCGCCGCCGAGGT from Macrotis lagotis isolate mMagLag1 chromosome 2, bilby.v1.9.chrom.fasta, whole genome shotgun sequence includes these protein-coding regions:
- the MARS1 gene encoding methionine--tRNA ligase, cytoplasmic isoform X1, with protein sequence MRLFVSEGAPGNLPVLAAAGRAGARADLLVSTVGPEERVVPFLTRPKLPVLQLDNGCYLFSTSAICRYFFLLSGWEQDDLTNQWLEWETTELQPVLSVALYNLVVQGKKGEDVLSPVRRALTHIDHSLSRRSCSFLAGDSESLADIVLWGALYPLLQDPTYLPDELAALQTWFRTLSVQEPCQQAVESVLKKQGVSALRTYLQKQPQPSVPLERPISNEPEEDELSAHMLSEEEIALAIAAWEQGLEALPPVKPRQNPVLPLAGERNVLITSALPYVNNVPHLGNIIGCVLSADVFARYSRLRQWNTLYLCGTDEYGTATETKAMEEGLTPQQICDKYHAIHASIYRWFNISFDFFGRTTTPLQTKITQDIFQRLLSRGFLLKDTVEQLRCERCARFLADRFVEGVCPFCGYEEARGDQCDKCGKLINAIELKRPQCKICRESPVVKSSQHLFLDLPKLEKRLEEWLGRTLAGSDWTPNARFITRSWLRDGLKPRCITRDLKWGTPVPLEGFQDKVFYVWFDATIGYLSITANYTDQWEQWWKNPEQVELYQFMAKDNVPFHSVVFPCSALGAEDNYTLVSHLIATEYLNYEDGKFSKSRGVGVFGDMAQNTGIPSDIWRFYLLYVRPESQDSSFSWTDLMIKNNSELLNNLGNFINRAGMFVCKFFGGCVPKMTLTPDDQRLLAHVTLELRQYHQLLEKVRIRDALRCILTISRHGNQYIQVNEPWKRIKGNDADKLRASTVTGVAVNMAALLSIMMQPYMPTVSTTIQTQLQLPSAACAALPTDFPCFLPDGHQIGIVSPLFQKLENDQIESLRKRFGGGQAKVSNGEIPIKLGDTEKIKHLTDAVTKQGNIVRELKAQKADKAQVAAEVAKLLELKQQLALAEGKPLDPSKGKKKK
- the MARS1 gene encoding methionine--tRNA ligase, cytoplasmic isoform X2 — encoded protein: MRLFVSEGAPGNLPVLAAAGRAGARADLLVSTVGPEERVVPFLTRPKLPVLQLDNGCYLFSTSAICRYFFLLSGWEQDDLTNQWLEWETTELQPVLSVALYNLVVQGKKGEDVLSPVRRALTHIDHSLSRRSCSFLAGDSESLADIVLWGALYPLLQDPTYLPDELAALQTWFRTLSVQEPCQQAVESVLKKQGVSALRTYLQKQPQPSVPLERPISNEPEEDELSAHMLSEEEIALAIAAWEQGLEALPPVKPRQNPVLPLAGERNVLITSALPYVNNVPHLGNIIGCVLSADVFARYSRLRQWNTLYLCGTDEYGTATETKAMEEGLTPQQICDKYHAIHASIYRWFNISFDFFGRTTTPLQTKITQDIFQRLLSRGFLLKDTVEQLRCERCARFLADRFVEGVCPFCGYEEARGDQCDKCGKLINAIELKRPQCKICRESPVVKSSQHLFLDLPKLEKRLEEWLGRTLAGSDWTPNARFITRSWLRDGLKPRCITRDLKWGTPVPLEGFQDKVFYVWFDATIGYLSITANYTDQWEQWWKNPEQVELYQFMAKDNVPFHSVVFPCSALGAEDNYTLVSHLIATEYLNYEDGKFSKSRGVGVFGDMAQNTGIPSDIWRFYLLYVRPESQDSSFSWTDLMIKNNSELLNNLGNFINRAGMFVCKFFGGCVPKMTLTPDDQRLLAHVTLELRQYHQLLEKVRIRDALRCILTISRHGNQYIQVNEPWKRIKGNDADKLRASTVTGVAVNMAALLSIMMQPYMPTVSTTIQTQLQLPSAACAALPTDFPCFLPDGHQIGIVSPLFQKLENDQIESLRKRFGGGQLEDSLELKAKVSNGEIPIKLGDTEKIKHLTDAVTKQGNIVRELKAQKADKAQVAAEVAKLLELKQQLALAEGKPLDPSKGKKKK